One genomic segment of Rhizorhabdus phycosphaerae includes these proteins:
- a CDS encoding glycosyltransferase, whose amino-acid sequence MRHEHIEAEAPVPAGRPHAGGPIAAHIAIVMHDFSTGGSERIAIRLANRWAAAGRRVTIFAGVTEGPARALVAPSVTIMGMTPELPRSRLSRLRLGLGLADFVRSVQPDLLFVPGNFHIPVAAITDIMLGDQRPVIFCKLSNPLCRPGRGRIAQTLHGALLRWQARHIDRIIAMSPALAREARLVLLRDGITTIAEPNADEQDRACRPAYGPGRNIILCAGRLVTQKNVQLAIRAVAQVDRSLQAELLILGEGPLRAPLEALAADLGIGDQVRFGGYVRDLKPALRRAKLFLLTSLYEGYPAVVVEALVAGVPVISTACSPAIQEIIQCPQDGAIVAADVETIARTIEKRLRSATDVVSGPLLVERHRIDRIAKRYLDLFDQQIAVRQK is encoded by the coding sequence ATGCGACATGAACATATTGAGGCGGAAGCTCCGGTCCCCGCCGGACGGCCGCACGCCGGTGGGCCGATCGCTGCGCATATCGCTATCGTGATGCACGACTTCTCCACGGGCGGAAGCGAACGGATCGCCATCCGGCTGGCAAACCGCTGGGCGGCAGCCGGGCGGCGCGTCACCATCTTCGCTGGCGTGACCGAAGGCCCGGCACGGGCACTGGTCGCACCCTCCGTTACGATCATGGGCATGACTCCCGAGCTCCCCCGCAGCCGCCTGTCCCGTCTCAGGCTGGGCCTGGGGCTGGCAGACTTCGTCCGCAGCGTGCAGCCCGACCTGCTGTTCGTGCCCGGCAATTTCCACATCCCCGTCGCCGCCATCACGGACATCATGCTGGGTGACCAGCGACCGGTGATATTCTGCAAGCTCAGCAATCCCCTATGCCGGCCTGGTCGGGGGCGGATCGCCCAGACGCTCCACGGAGCGCTGCTGCGGTGGCAGGCCCGACATATCGACCGGATCATAGCCATGTCGCCCGCCCTCGCCCGAGAGGCGCGGCTCGTGCTCCTCCGTGACGGGATCACGACGATCGCTGAACCGAATGCGGACGAGCAGGACAGGGCGTGTCGCCCCGCTTATGGCCCCGGCCGGAACATCATCCTCTGTGCCGGACGGCTGGTCACGCAGAAGAACGTCCAGCTGGCAATCCGGGCGGTCGCGCAGGTCGATCGCAGCCTCCAGGCCGAGCTTCTGATCCTCGGCGAAGGCCCGTTACGAGCTCCGCTTGAGGCGCTGGCCGCGGATCTGGGGATCGGCGATCAGGTCAGGTTCGGCGGCTACGTGCGCGACCTGAAGCCGGCGTTGCGGCGGGCGAAGCTGTTCCTGCTGACGTCGCTCTATGAAGGCTATCCGGCGGTTGTCGTCGAAGCGCTCGTCGCCGGTGTGCCGGTCATCAGCACGGCCTGCTCGCCTGCGATCCAGGAGATAATTCAATGCCCCCAGGACGGCGCGATCGTCGCAGCCGACGTGGAGACGATAGCCCGGACGATAGAGAAGCGGTTGCGGAGCGCGACGGATGTCGTGAGTGGGCCGCTGCTCGTAGAGCGGCACCGGATCGACCGGATCGCGAAGCGCTATCTGGATCTGTTCGACCAGCAAATCGCGGTCCGCCAGAAATAG
- a CDS encoding glycosyltransferase family 4 protein, giving the protein MINSMEGGGASAPIAAIAEVLRRCGAEIQVLALCWRDGRGIPALHAAGIPVEVRDGAEADHGSALKWLLARLRAIRPALIWTSLTRATLLGQLAGRRLGLPVVSWQHAAYLKPANRHLLRASHGLSALWVADSDAVADFTAEKLGVTPDRLISWPIFRADASAAPASPGTRQGRLRIGSLGRLHMVKGYDTLLLAASSLRALDIDFEIEIAGEGQERIALQAQASALGLDMVRFSGFHADPQTFLAGLDIYVQPSRSEGFCIAAHEAMQAGLPVIASAVGELARSVQPGITGELVPPGQPDILVIKLGLLLDDPARLARLGSEARRQTLARFGPDRFEAAGGAVLERLFSLGVLPAAGGVRAAPLFPVPEATMSSA; this is encoded by the coding sequence GTGATCAATTCGATGGAAGGTGGAGGCGCATCGGCGCCGATCGCCGCGATCGCAGAGGTGCTGCGACGATGCGGCGCCGAGATCCAGGTGCTCGCGCTTTGCTGGCGGGACGGGCGCGGTATTCCCGCCCTCCACGCAGCGGGAATTCCGGTCGAAGTCCGGGACGGAGCCGAAGCGGATCATGGCTCGGCCCTGAAATGGCTGTTGGCGCGTCTGCGTGCCATTCGTCCGGCGCTGATCTGGACCTCGCTGACGCGTGCCACTTTACTGGGCCAACTCGCGGGTCGCCGGCTCGGCCTGCCCGTCGTCAGCTGGCAGCACGCGGCCTATCTGAAGCCTGCCAATCGTCATCTGCTCCGTGCATCGCATGGCTTGTCGGCGCTGTGGGTGGCGGACTCCGATGCCGTGGCGGATTTTACCGCAGAGAAACTCGGTGTGACGCCGGACCGCCTGATCAGCTGGCCGATCTTCCGCGCCGACGCCTCCGCCGCGCCGGCCTCGCCGGGCACGAGACAGGGCCGACTGAGGATCGGTAGCCTGGGGCGACTTCACATGGTCAAAGGCTATGACACGCTGCTGCTTGCGGCCTCTTCGCTGCGCGCGCTCGACATCGATTTCGAGATCGAGATAGCGGGCGAAGGCCAGGAGCGTATCGCCCTGCAGGCGCAGGCCTCGGCACTCGGCCTCGACATGGTGCGTTTCTCGGGCTTCCACGCCGATCCCCAGACTTTTCTCGCCGGGCTGGATATCTATGTTCAGCCGTCGCGGTCCGAAGGCTTCTGCATCGCGGCGCACGAGGCGATGCAGGCCGGGCTGCCCGTGATCGCTTCTGCCGTCGGCGAACTGGCACGATCGGTACAGCCCGGGATCACCGGCGAGCTTGTCCCGCCCGGCCAACCCGACATATTGGTCATAAAGCTGGGATTGCTGCTGGACGACCCGGCCCGGCTGGCACGGCTGGGATCGGAAGCGCGCCGGCAGACGCTCGCGCGCTTTGGCCCCGACAGGTTCGAGGCCGCCGGCGGTGCTGTTCTGGAACGGTTGTTCAGCCTCGGAGTCTTGCCGGCAGCCGGCGGAGTTCGCGCTGCGCCTCTATTCCCAGTCCCCGAAGCGACAATGTCGTCCGCTTGA
- a CDS encoding glucosamine inositolphosphorylceramide transferase family protein gives MPLRKDIWRPAIVDRPLADIVAAGGIGDAALHWLPEERPYAFLADPFGLWRDGMLNLFVEHFDYRDRRGTIEVLIYDRDFRLVDRRRVLAEPWHLSYPFVFEAEGETWMLPEAHRSGQLTLYRATDFPFGWQRAAVLSLDCVPVDATPVRCGGLWWLFYTAAKDRHSKVTNLHVAYSESLTTGWRPHPANPVQNNALSARPGGTPLLDGGTLRMPVQNCLHTYGGGIGMIEVGTLTPECFSARYAGPVAMPDAVRGTAEGMHTLSGAGAVTLIDVKRTTLSLRGLGIEAQRELRRLPARLRG, from the coding sequence ATGCCTCTTCGCAAGGACATCTGGCGGCCGGCCATCGTCGACCGTCCGCTCGCCGATATCGTGGCGGCCGGAGGCATAGGCGATGCGGCGCTCCATTGGTTGCCTGAGGAAAGGCCCTATGCCTTTCTGGCCGACCCGTTCGGCCTATGGCGTGACGGCATGCTCAACCTGTTCGTCGAGCATTTCGACTATCGCGATCGGCGCGGAACGATCGAGGTGCTGATCTATGATCGGGATTTCAGGCTGGTCGATCGGCGGCGTGTGCTGGCCGAGCCATGGCACCTTTCCTATCCGTTCGTCTTCGAGGCGGAGGGAGAGACGTGGATGCTGCCCGAAGCCCATCGCTCGGGACAACTGACGCTGTATCGAGCGACCGACTTTCCGTTCGGCTGGCAGCGCGCGGCGGTGTTGTCGCTGGACTGCGTCCCGGTCGATGCGACGCCCGTTCGCTGCGGAGGCCTGTGGTGGCTCTTCTACACCGCGGCCAAGGATCGACACAGCAAAGTGACGAACCTGCACGTCGCCTATTCCGAGAGCCTGACCACGGGTTGGCGCCCCCATCCCGCAAATCCGGTGCAGAACAACGCCCTGAGCGCGCGACCGGGAGGTACCCCCCTCCTGGATGGGGGCACTCTCCGGATGCCCGTCCAGAATTGCCTGCACACTTATGGAGGAGGAATCGGGATGATCGAGGTCGGAACCCTGACCCCCGAGTGCTTTTCCGCGCGCTACGCCGGGCCTGTTGCAATGCCTGATGCTGTGCGCGGAACAGCCGAAGGGATGCACACTCTCTCGGGGGCGGGCGCGGTTACGCTGATCGACGTCAAGCGGACGACATTGTCGCTTCGGGGACTGGGAATAGAGGCGCAGCGCGAACTCCGCCGGCTGCCGGCAAGACTCCGAGGCTGA
- a CDS encoding sphingomyelin phosphodiesterase, whose product MSLFDYGKRIATLALLTAGLVSMPTRSGVPAGPKPSAARMADSGALTVMTYNVEGLPWPIRFGRQAAFRQMGDRLAALRREGRQPHIVLLQEAFTEDAKSIGRQAGYAFTADGPGSDLRSTAAPTPADTAFLRNASFFAGERSGKLLGSGLQILSDYPIRSVRRMAFPDFACAGFDCLANKGALLAMIDVPGSPAPVAVVDAHLNSRRASHVDDDRSLYAYRRQIDALAAFLTANLRPDTPLILAGDFNVGPRPSRLSYFLSHLRAISGHVGGGVHDALRTCETAPGRCGGSLPADAAYSLKRARDWEIVMPGSRLAMDVAGISVPFGHDAAGEMLSDHVGYVARYRLSAAMSAHLDSAGSRLRERSDQAGCTA is encoded by the coding sequence ATGAGCCTTTTCGACTATGGGAAACGGATTGCCACGCTTGCCCTGCTAACGGCGGGGCTCGTTTCGATGCCGACGCGGAGCGGTGTGCCGGCTGGCCCCAAACCTTCTGCGGCTCGCATGGCCGACAGCGGCGCCTTGACCGTCATGACCTACAATGTCGAAGGGCTGCCCTGGCCGATAAGGTTCGGGCGTCAGGCTGCCTTCCGACAGATGGGCGATCGGCTCGCAGCGCTGCGGCGGGAGGGACGGCAGCCGCATATCGTCCTGCTGCAGGAGGCCTTCACCGAGGACGCGAAAAGCATCGGGCGGCAGGCCGGCTACGCCTTCACCGCCGATGGGCCTGGCTCCGACCTGCGCAGCACGGCCGCGCCGACGCCGGCCGATACGGCCTTTCTGCGCAATGCGAGCTTCTTTGCCGGAGAACGCAGCGGGAAGCTGCTCGGTAGCGGTCTCCAGATCCTGTCCGACTATCCGATCCGGTCGGTGCGCCGCATGGCCTTCCCCGATTTCGCCTGCGCCGGGTTCGACTGCCTGGCCAACAAGGGCGCCTTGCTCGCCATGATCGATGTCCCCGGAAGCCCGGCTCCCGTTGCGGTCGTCGACGCTCATCTGAACTCGCGGCGGGCATCCCATGTCGACGACGATCGATCGCTTTACGCCTATCGTCGCCAGATCGATGCGCTCGCTGCCTTCCTGACCGCTAATCTTCGGCCTGATACGCCTCTCATCCTGGCCGGCGACTTCAATGTCGGACCCCGCCCTTCCCGCTTATCCTATTTTCTGTCCCACCTCCGCGCGATAAGCGGGCATGTCGGCGGCGGTGTCCATGATGCCCTGCGGACCTGCGAGACGGCACCGGGTCGTTGCGGGGGCAGCTTGCCGGCAGACGCAGCCTATTCGCTGAAACGCGCGCGCGACTGGGAGATCGTGATGCCCGGATCCCGCCTGGCGATGGATGTCGCGGGGATCAGCGTGCCCTTCGGCCACGATGCCGCCGGCGAAATGCTGTCGGATCATGTCGGCTACGTCGCCCGTTATCGCCTGAGCGCCGCCATGTCCGCGCATCTCGACAGTGCGGGATCACGGTTGCGCGAGCGATCGGATCAGGCCGGTTGCACGGCATGA
- a CDS encoding asparagine synthetase B family protein produces MTGICGSWHFDGAPGAADECARMQAALAVYGRDRSGRADLGEFALGIQLARMLPEDRYDRQPLTGADGGLFLVADARIDNRPELAEALGLDAERTRMMCDADYILAAWERWGEDALERLKGSYAFALWDARTRILRLIRDPLGQRPLFVHRSHGRVLFASMAKGLHALPDVPLAPDAERVRDHLALLPHVGPRSFFAGIDRVEPGGMLRLHANGQVEIITWYERERDRSPRFSRLEDYVDAFRALFDRAVADSLRTTGGVAAHLSAGRDSGLVAVTTAAQLAKSGQRLAAYTHVPLPGAPLFPAAGRFGNEGPAAAKTAALHANIDHILIDCVHRQVGDDFDSNFHHHEYPLLNPTNSLWESEIARTAAARGASLLLTGQHGNMTVSTLGTQRLAELLGRGQLFAWGREILAMRRKGHDSLRGLLSVSIVPHLPQAVVIMLRRLFGRADYVLSEYTALREEIAASPAFRNHVSDIGFDTRYQAWGDVHAMRRMVLWRIDYLAMHMKGILASTGLDVRDPTGDIRLVEFLSAVPTELFLHDGETAWLFKAAFGDRLPQEAVQARQKGLQSADWATRMRQAFPALAIELERARHSPTAAALMDLDALIADAAGFPQMEGEPETQAMATRYHLRITRALSAAHFLRKLEAGNH; encoded by the coding sequence ATGACGGGCATCTGCGGCAGCTGGCATTTCGATGGCGCGCCGGGCGCGGCAGACGAATGTGCGCGGATGCAGGCGGCGCTTGCCGTTTATGGGCGCGATCGCAGCGGCCGCGCGGATCTTGGCGAATTCGCCCTGGGAATCCAGCTTGCCCGGATGCTGCCGGAGGACCGCTATGATCGGCAGCCTCTCACCGGAGCGGACGGGGGGCTTTTCCTTGTCGCCGATGCCCGGATAGACAATCGGCCCGAGCTCGCCGAAGCCCTGGGCCTCGACGCGGAGCGGACGCGCATGATGTGCGACGCCGATTATATCCTCGCGGCCTGGGAGCGCTGGGGCGAGGATGCGCTGGAGCGACTCAAGGGCAGCTATGCCTTCGCGCTGTGGGATGCGCGAACGCGGATCCTGCGGCTGATACGCGATCCTCTCGGCCAGCGCCCGCTGTTCGTTCACCGAAGCCATGGGCGTGTCCTGTTCGCCAGCATGGCCAAGGGGCTGCACGCCCTACCCGACGTGCCACTGGCCCCCGATGCGGAGCGGGTGCGGGACCATCTGGCCCTGTTGCCCCATGTCGGCCCGCGCAGTTTCTTCGCTGGCATCGACCGTGTCGAACCGGGCGGGATGCTTCGCCTTCACGCGAATGGCCAGGTCGAGATCATCACCTGGTACGAACGCGAGCGCGATCGCTCCCCGCGCTTCTCGCGGCTCGAGGACTATGTCGACGCCTTCAGGGCGCTGTTCGATCGCGCGGTAGCCGATTCCCTGCGTACCACCGGCGGCGTCGCGGCGCATCTGAGCGCCGGACGCGACAGCGGTCTTGTCGCCGTAACCACAGCGGCACAGCTTGCGAAGAGCGGCCAGAGGCTGGCTGCCTATACCCATGTCCCGCTGCCCGGCGCACCGCTTTTCCCTGCGGCGGGGCGTTTCGGCAATGAGGGGCCCGCGGCGGCCAAAACGGCAGCGCTGCACGCAAATATCGATCACATCCTCATCGACTGCGTCCACCGCCAGGTCGGCGACGATTTCGACAGCAACTTTCATCACCACGAATATCCGCTGCTCAACCCCACGAACAGCCTGTGGGAAAGCGAGATCGCCCGAACGGCGGCCGCCCGGGGGGCGTCGCTGCTTCTGACCGGCCAGCATGGGAACATGACGGTCAGCACGCTTGGAACGCAGCGACTTGCCGAACTTCTGGGCCGAGGCCAACTTTTCGCCTGGGGACGCGAGATTCTGGCGATGCGGCGCAAGGGGCATGACAGCCTGCGCGGCCTGCTATCGGTCAGCATCGTGCCGCACCTGCCGCAAGCCGTGGTCATAATGCTCCGCCGCCTGTTCGGGCGGGCCGACTATGTCCTCAGCGAATATACCGCTTTGAGAGAAGAAATAGCCGCCTCCCCCGCGTTCAGGAATCATGTCTCAGACATCGGATTCGACACGCGCTATCAGGCTTGGGGCGATGTCCACGCGATGCGGCGGATGGTGTTGTGGCGGATCGACTATCTGGCCATGCACATGAAGGGTATCCTGGCGTCGACGGGGCTCGACGTGCGCGATCCCACGGGCGACATCCGATTGGTCGAGTTTCTGTCGGCCGTGCCGACCGAGCTCTTCCTGCACGACGGTGAAACAGCCTGGCTGTTCAAGGCGGCGTTTGGCGACCGGCTGCCGCAGGAAGCGGTTCAAGCCCGCCAGAAGGGCCTGCAATCGGCCGATTGGGCAACCCGAATGCGGCAGGCTTTCCCCGCATTGGCCATCGAGCTGGAACGGGCGCGGCATAGCCCGACCGCCGCCGCCCTGATGGATCTGGACGCCCTGATCGCCGATGCGGCGGGCTTCCCGCAGATGGAGGGCGAGCCCGAAACCCAAGCCATGGCGACGCGTTATCATCTTCGGATCACGCGGGCACTGTCGGCTGCGCATTTTCTGCGCAAGCTCGAAGCCGGCAATCACTGA
- a CDS encoding LysR family transcriptional regulator, translated as MDRWQAMRIFVKVAETGGFAETARILHMSAPAVTRAVAALEELIGAQLFVRTTRSVRMTEAGARYLEDCRRILADIAEAEAAAAGSYATPSGTLAVTASVMFGHMYVLPIMTEYLAQHPSAGGRTLFVDRPVNLIDEGVDVAIRIGHLADSGFTAIKVGSVRRVVCGSPDYFDRHGVPTSPADLRQHRIAASTSAWASPEWRFADDQRVTIDAALQCNTNEAVIAAARSGHALTRVLHYQIGPALRAGELRIVLTDHEEPPLPVHILYPQGRNAPAKVRAFVTLATARLRENPLFN; from the coding sequence ATGGACCGGTGGCAGGCGATGCGAATCTTCGTGAAAGTGGCCGAGACCGGCGGTTTTGCGGAAACGGCGCGGATCCTGCACATGAGTGCTCCGGCCGTGACCCGTGCCGTTGCCGCGCTGGAGGAGCTGATCGGCGCGCAGCTGTTCGTGCGCACCACCAGATCGGTCCGGATGACCGAGGCCGGCGCGCGCTACCTGGAAGACTGCCGGCGGATCCTGGCCGACATCGCCGAGGCCGAAGCCGCCGCGGCAGGCTCTTATGCGACGCCCAGCGGCACCCTGGCCGTCACCGCCTCGGTGATGTTCGGGCATATGTACGTCTTGCCCATCATGACCGAATATCTCGCGCAACACCCCTCCGCAGGCGGGCGGACCTTGTTCGTCGATCGACCGGTCAACCTCATCGACGAGGGGGTCGACGTCGCCATAAGGATCGGCCATCTGGCCGACTCCGGCTTTACCGCGATCAAGGTCGGTTCGGTACGAAGGGTCGTCTGCGGGTCCCCGGATTATTTCGACAGACATGGCGTGCCGACCTCGCCCGCCGATCTGAGGCAGCATCGGATCGCCGCATCGACCAGTGCCTGGGCATCGCCCGAATGGCGGTTCGCCGACGACCAGCGCGTGACGATCGACGCCGCCCTGCAATGCAACACCAACGAGGCCGTCATCGCGGCCGCCCGGTCGGGGCATGCGCTGACGCGGGTACTTCATTACCAGATCGGGCCGGCCCTGCGCGCGGGCGAGTTGCGGATCGTGCTTACCGACCATGAGGAGCCCCCGCTTCCGGTCCACATCCTCTATCCGCAAGGCCGCAACGCCCCCGCCAAGGTCCGCGCTTTCGTAACCCTCGCCACGGCGAGATTGCGCGAAAACCCGTTGTTCAACTGA
- a CDS encoding DUF1348 family protein → MTRPPLPPFTRESAVEKVRLAEDGWNSRDAAKVALAYTPDTRWRNRVDFAENRDQAQAFLTRKWKTELDYRLIKELWAFTGNRIAVRYAYEYRNDSGQWFRAYGNENWEFAEDGLMAHRHASINEMPIREEDRKFRWPLGRRPDDHPGLSDLGL, encoded by the coding sequence ATGACCAGACCTCCCCTCCCCCCGTTCACCCGCGAAAGCGCGGTCGAGAAGGTTCGCCTTGCCGAAGATGGCTGGAACAGCCGCGACGCAGCCAAGGTCGCGCTTGCCTATACGCCGGACACGCGCTGGCGGAACCGCGTCGACTTCGCCGAGAACCGCGATCAGGCGCAGGCGTTCCTGACCCGCAAGTGGAAGACCGAGCTCGACTATCGCCTGATCAAGGAACTGTGGGCCTTTACCGGCAACCGCATCGCCGTCCGCTATGCCTATGAATATCGCAACGACAGCGGCCAGTGGTTCCGCGCCTATGGCAATGAGAATTGGGAGTTCGCCGAGGACGGCCTGATGGCGCATCGCCATGCGAGCATCAACGAGATGCCGATCCGCGAGGAAGACCGCAAATTCCGCTGGCCGCTGGGCCGGCGCCCGGACGATCACCCGGGCCTGAGCGATCTCGGCCTCTGA
- a CDS encoding pyridoxamine 5'-phosphate oxidase family protein — MSGQPNKLPVWHEGERLIQERLGVAGRMAEVGARVIRDHMPDQHRAFYAQLPFIVVGSVDDGGDAWATILEGQPGFMASPTPKRLDIAARPQAGDPAAPGIGTGRPLGLLGIEMHSRRRNRMNGTLTDAGSVLRVDVDQSFGNCPRYIQLRDAGFARDVTLPHDGPVESLAALDQATRTMIATADSFFVASYADRDGQRQVDVSHRGGKAGFVRADADGVLTIPDFDGNLFFNTLGNILLNGKAGLLFVDHASGDMLQMIGDAEILFDSPEIEAFQGAERLWTFRPRRIVLRRGALALRWAFRGEESWSPHALMTGDWTQAAERLRAAALSNSWLPLRVARIVDESSSIRSFHLLADDGAGLLPHRAGQHLPIRVTLPGSDRPLIRTYTISTAPSDEGYRISVKRDGAVSRYLHDRIAVGDMIEARRPSGDFTIDARGLRPAVLLAGGVGITPMMAMARHVVFEGVRRQAIRPIFLFHAARSLAERPFDRELDALVDASYGSLKLIRILSRTDGAREGVDYDAAGRIDMALLSRFLPFGDYDFHLCGPSAFTQGLYDGLRQLNIADDQIHAETFGPSSLQRTVDPAASAAAPASPPSTKQVAVAFMDSLKEARWTPGTGTLLDLAEARGLTPEFGCREGSCGTCKTRLLRGAVTHIRTPGIVLADDELLLCSAVPAEAEGDTEPSIQLAL, encoded by the coding sequence ATGTCAGGACAGCCCAACAAACTCCCGGTGTGGCACGAAGGCGAGCGGCTTATCCAGGAACGGCTTGGCGTTGCCGGGCGGATGGCCGAGGTGGGCGCCCGCGTGATCAGGGATCATATGCCCGACCAGCATCGCGCCTTCTATGCCCAGCTGCCGTTCATCGTGGTCGGAAGCGTCGACGATGGGGGCGATGCCTGGGCAACGATCCTCGAAGGGCAACCCGGCTTCATGGCGTCCCCGACACCGAAAAGGCTCGACATCGCCGCGCGCCCGCAGGCAGGCGATCCGGCCGCGCCGGGCATCGGCACCGGTCGGCCGCTGGGCTTGTTGGGCATCGAGATGCACAGCCGCCGGCGCAACCGCATGAACGGAACGCTGACGGACGCGGGCAGCGTCCTGCGCGTCGATGTCGACCAGAGCTTCGGCAATTGCCCCCGCTACATCCAGCTGCGCGATGCCGGCTTTGCCCGCGACGTGACCCTGCCCCATGATGGTCCGGTGGAGAGCCTCGCGGCGCTCGATCAGGCGACGCGCACCATGATCGCAACTGCGGACAGCTTCTTCGTGGCCTCCTACGCCGATCGCGACGGGCAGCGGCAGGTCGACGTGTCGCATCGCGGCGGCAAGGCAGGCTTCGTGCGCGCGGATGCCGACGGCGTTCTGACCATCCCCGACTTCGACGGAAACCTGTTCTTCAACACGCTGGGCAACATCCTGCTCAACGGCAAGGCGGGCCTGCTGTTCGTCGACCATGCCAGCGGCGACATGCTGCAGATGATCGGAGATGCCGAGATATTATTCGACTCGCCCGAAATCGAAGCCTTTCAGGGCGCGGAGCGGCTATGGACCTTCCGTCCCCGCCGGATCGTACTGCGCCGTGGTGCGCTCGCTCTGCGCTGGGCCTTCCGCGGCGAGGAGAGCTGGTCGCCCCATGCCCTTATGACCGGCGATTGGACCCAGGCCGCCGAAAGGCTTCGCGCCGCCGCGCTCTCGAACAGCTGGCTCCCGCTGCGCGTCGCCAGGATCGTCGACGAAAGCAGCAGCATTCGCTCTTTCCATCTGCTGGCAGACGACGGAGCCGGCCTGCTGCCGCATCGCGCCGGCCAGCATCTTCCGATACGGGTAACCCTGCCCGGTTCCGACAGGCCCCTGATACGGACCTACACGATTTCGACCGCCCCCTCGGACGAGGGCTATCGGATCAGCGTGAAGCGCGACGGCGCGGTTTCGCGCTATCTGCACGATCGGATCGCGGTCGGCGACATGATCGAGGCGCGCCGGCCCTCTGGCGACTTCACCATCGACGCCCGGGGCTTGCGACCGGCGGTGCTGCTGGCGGGTGGCGTCGGCATTACCCCGATGATGGCCATGGCCCGGCACGTGGTCTTCGAAGGGGTGCGCAGGCAGGCGATCCGACCGATCTTCCTGTTCCATGCGGCCCGATCGCTCGCCGAGCGGCCCTTCGACCGCGAGCTCGACGCGCTGGTCGATGCGTCCTACGGCAGCCTGAAGCTGATCCGCATCCTCAGCCGCACCGATGGTGCGAGGGAAGGCGTCGATTACGACGCTGCAGGGCGGATCGACATGGCGCTGCTGTCGCGCTTCCTGCCCTTCGGCGACTATGATTTCCATCTCTGCGGGCCATCCGCCTTCACCCAGGGGCTCTACGACGGATTGCGGCAGCTCAACATCGCCGACGACCAGATCCACGCCGAGACATTCGGCCCTTCGTCCCTGCAGCGCACGGTCGACCCAGCAGCATCCGCCGCCGCGCCGGCCAGCCCACCATCGACGAAGCAGGTGGCCGTGGCCTTCATGGATTCGCTGAAGGAGGCGCGCTGGACACCCGGTACGGGTACGCTGCTGGACTTGGCGGAAGCGCGCGGCCTGACCCCGGAATTCGGCTGCCGCGAAGGATCGTGCGGAACCTGCAAGACCCGGCTTCTGCGCGGCGCCGTCACCCATATCCGCACGCCCGGTATCGTGCTTGCGGACGATGAGCTTCTGCTCTGCAGCGCCGTCCCCGCCGAAGCGGAAGGCGATACCGAGCCCTCCATCCAGCTGGCCCTGTGA
- a CDS encoding glutathione S-transferase family protein, translating to MKLYHHPLSGHAHRAILFASLLGVAHERVEVDLAAGAHKRPDFLKLNPFGQVPVLIDGDVVISDSNAILVYLARKAGPTHWLPEDAEGEAAVQRWLSVAAGELAYGPAAARLITVFGAAFDADEVIARSHRLLGLLEARLAESAWLAGSAPTIADIALYSYVARAPEGNVDLSAYPAVNDFLARIEALPGFVPFARTPVGLAA from the coding sequence ATGAAGCTCTATCATCACCCGCTTTCGGGCCATGCCCACCGCGCTATTCTGTTCGCATCGCTTTTGGGCGTTGCGCATGAACGCGTCGAAGTCGATCTGGCGGCAGGCGCGCACAAGCGCCCCGACTTCCTGAAACTCAATCCTTTCGGACAGGTGCCGGTGCTCATCGACGGCGATGTCGTGATCTCCGATTCCAATGCGATCCTCGTCTATCTGGCGCGCAAGGCCGGGCCCACCCACTGGCTGCCCGAGGATGCCGAGGGCGAGGCGGCGGTACAGCGCTGGCTCTCGGTCGCGGCGGGCGAGCTCGCTTACGGTCCGGCCGCCGCACGCTTGATCACCGTCTTCGGCGCCGCGTTCGACGCCGATGAGGTCATCGCTCGCTCGCACCGCCTGCTCGGGCTTCTGGAGGCGCGACTTGCGGAGAGCGCATGGCTGGCCGGGTCGGCCCCGACGATCGCCGACATCGCGCTCTACAGCTATGTCGCGCGCGCGCCGGAGGGCAATGTCGATCTCTCGGCCTATCCAGCCGTGAACGACTTCCTCGCCCGGATCGAAGCCTTGCCGGGCTTCGTGCCCTTTGCGCGGACGCCGGTCGGGCTCGCCGCCTGA